AATCTTTGTGTCTGCTTCTGTGCTTTGTTGTTCCATTTCAGTTTCCCTTGTTTTCTTTCTGCTATTGAATAAAAATGCAATTTTGCTATATGTGAGGAATTTTCGATTGAAACGCTGAAGTTGTCCATTTTTGCAATATTTCAAGTGTCTGCGGTTGGTTTTATGCTCGGTTGTAACTTTTCaatttcacttctttttctttctgcatttttGGATAAAGATGCATTTCTCCTGAGAATTTTGGTATAATTTAAGGAATATTTTAGTAAAACTTGAAGTCAGTTCATTCTTGCATTTCTATTCAAAATCCTTTTTGTTGCCTCTGTCATCTGTTGTACAATTCAGTTTCCCTTCCTTTCGTTCTGCAATTGGATTAAGTCGCAATTTTTCTGGGAAAATGGACTATTAGTTTAGCTTGGTTCTTTGTCTGGTATTCTACAGTTTAAGGTTGGTGTAGCAACTACAGTTTGATAACTGCAGTCCTTCCTTACATTTTAATTGAGGATCTTTGTGGTTGTTTTGCTCTTTTAGCCCATTTcagttttcattatttttcctgCAAGTCGATAAAGTTGCAATTTTCTGAGAATTTTGTTTCCATTTAAGTAATCTTTGCGGGTAACTTGAAGTCTGTGTTTAGCTTGGTTCTTGGTCTGACTTCCTTTTGCATGAAATCTGCCATAAGTGGAATTTGAGAATTATAATAATCTTACTTCAAAACTAAAACACAGGTGAGAAAGGTCTTGTAGTGGGACTAGGAGAATGTTTGTGGACAAAGTGATTATAGGCCTGAATTAGAtaacttggataattttggtgcaAAAGATAAGTATAATCCGGCTGTGGGACCAAAGCAATCTAAATTGATGTTAATGGGAGTTAAAATAGTTTATTGTAGTTTATCTTTTAGATGTGAACACACATGTTTTCTTCTTGGTGTGGGCTAATTGCTTTAGAAGCTTTCATTATTTTTTAGTTTCTTGGCCTTCTATTTGCATTAATGTGGTTTTCCTGCCAACCTTCTGATGTTATGTACTTAGTAGAAATCTTATGAATTTTCATGCTCTAGTATGATTGGAAAATTAAGTTTCTATCTCTGacttcatttttttctcttttttgctgCTTTGATGTATCAAGTAATTGACATGTGTAGGTTCAATTAAACTTCCTAATTCTGCACAGTCTGTGAGTTTGTTGTCGTTGTGAAGGAATATTAAAGGCTCTCGTTGCAGCAGCCAGAGAACCTTGCTATATAAATGGTCTTTGTAGAGTGCAGTAAACATCTAGGGTGAGCAGATGCAAGATTGAATACATCATATACAAAAGTGGCAGTTAGCATCTTTTCAATGCAAGCGTCACAGCGACTTAGAAGATCAGCCATGTCTGATACTCTTTATAAATCTGTGCAAAAAACAGAGGCATCCTATCTACCTCAGTTTCAAACATTAGACAAGCAGATGACCAATATTAATCGAACCCAAGGAGGTAATCACTCCATTCAAACTTATTCTGATTGGTATTGCACACTGGAGTCCTCCTCACCTACTGGCAAGTATGTTGTTCAAAACTCAATATCAGCTGTCAGTTTCACTCCAAATGGAAGTCCGACTTCCCATCAAGAATCTCAGTCATGCTTATCAGACGTACATTACTCGCCTGATACTAACTACAACTCCCCAGTAAGTGGATCATGCATTACAGATGATGTGAATGATTTCAGGCACAAGCTAAAAGAATTGGAAACTGTAATGCTGGGACCTAATTCAGACGTTCTGGATAGTTGTGATAATTCCCTGCCGAGCTGTATGACCTCCCCAGAAATTGGCTGTTGGAGACAAATGTTGGAGGCGATACCTAGAGGGGATTTAAAACATGTGCTCATTGCGTGTGCAAAAGCAGAATCAGATGGTGATTTGCTTACAGCTCAGTGGTTGATATCAGAGTTGCGTCAAATGGTGTCAGTGTCAGGGGAACCAATTCAGCGACTCGGAGCATACATCCTTGAAGGCCTTGTAGCAAGGTTAGCGGCATCAGGAAGTTCCATATACAAATCCCAAAGATGCAAAGAACCAGCTAGTTTTGAACTGCTTTCATATATGCATATTCTTCATGAAGTTTGCCCCTACTTCAAATTTGGATACATGTCGGCAAATGGTGCCATTGCAGAAGCAATGAAGGATGAACAAAGAGTTCATATCATTGATTTCCAAATTTCTCAAGGGAGTCAGTGGGTTACTCTAATCCAAGCTTTTGCAGCTCGGCCTGGAGGTCCACCTCATATCCGCATAACGGGTATTGATGATTCCAAATCAGCCTATGCGCGTGGAGGAGGGCTTA
The sequence above is drawn from the Nicotiana tabacum cultivar K326 chromosome 13, ASM71507v2, whole genome shotgun sequence genome and encodes:
- the LOC107805841 gene encoding scarecrow-like transcription factor PAT1 — its product is MQASQRLRRSAMSDTLYKSVQKTEASYLPQFQTLDKQMTNINRTQGGNHSIQTYSDWYCTLESSSPTGKYVVQNSISAVSFTPNGSPTSHQESQSCLSDVHYSPDTNYNSPVSGSCITDDVNDFRHKLKELETVMLGPNSDVLDSCDNSLPSCMTSPEIGCWRQMLEAIPRGDLKHVLIACAKAESDGDLLTAQWLISELRQMVSVSGEPIQRLGAYILEGLVARLAASGSSIYKSQRCKEPASFELLSYMHILHEVCPYFKFGYMSANGAIAEAMKDEQRVHIIDFQISQGSQWVTLIQAFAARPGGPPHIRITGIDDSKSAYARGGGLNIVGKRLSTLAESFKVPFEFHAAAISTSDVQLENLGIRPGEALAVNFAFVLHHMPDESVSTENHRDRLIRLVKSLNPKVVTLVEQESNTNTAAFFPRFLETLDYYTAMFESIDATLPRAHKERINVEQHCLAKDIVNIIACEGIERVERHELLGKWKSRFRMAGFSPYPLSSLVNSTIKALVENYCDKYRLEERDGALYLGWMNRDLVASCAWK